One region of Flavobacterium sp. KACC 22763 genomic DNA includes:
- a CDS encoding RagB/SusD family nutrient uptake outer membrane protein translates to MMKKIKYIFIMLSGALIMTSCDSSELELTNPNTLSPETFFKTETQVQSAVNASYANLQTRGLYGRNLFFAMDLMGHDALGNPQLEGNKKPFQDFSFNAGNDIIQYYWESCFTGISRANFVLDNEQRINALPNNVLSQEKKNKYLGEAHFLRAYYYFLLVRRFGDLPIYKTGTIVGNARSPKAEVYALIEEDLVFATQNLLPKGSESAGRANKEAAYAQLGKVLLYQKKYDEALAAFNNVTGYSLEDKGNFYNNFMQETEHGKESIFEIEFDEKNGTGDQWGAVGDSGGTGFDESTLRGQEYGNLSWYNVYPSDGLLDSYEAGDNRFGDTFYVPGSTYLKGAKVMVPSNFTTSAGIRRAGWKKYQNYYNREDEATRSSINFKVMRYADVLLMKAECENQRNGGSQTAAIAYIKEVRDRANLATNITASKDAVFAAIVHERQVEFAGEQSRFDDLIRWNMASTVLQGTGFTSGKSELWPIPNRETSSNPKIKPSDNNPGY, encoded by the coding sequence ATGATGAAAAAAATTAAATATATATTTATAATGCTGTCTGGAGCTTTAATCATGACTTCATGTGACAGTAGCGAATTAGAATTGACTAACCCCAATACTTTATCGCCTGAAACTTTCTTTAAAACTGAAACTCAGGTGCAGTCTGCTGTAAATGCTTCGTATGCAAATCTGCAGACAAGAGGGCTTTATGGAAGAAATCTTTTCTTCGCAATGGACCTTATGGGACATGATGCTTTAGGAAATCCGCAGTTGGAAGGTAACAAAAAACCTTTTCAGGATTTTTCTTTTAATGCAGGAAATGATATTATTCAATACTATTGGGAGTCTTGTTTTACGGGAATATCTAGAGCAAATTTTGTGCTGGATAACGAACAGAGAATCAATGCGCTTCCCAATAATGTTTTGTCTCAGGAAAAAAAGAACAAGTATTTAGGAGAAGCTCATTTTTTAAGAGCCTACTATTATTTCCTGCTAGTAAGACGTTTTGGCGATTTGCCAATTTATAAAACAGGTACTATTGTAGGAAATGCAAGAAGCCCTAAAGCAGAGGTATACGCTTTGATTGAAGAGGATCTGGTATTTGCAACACAAAATCTTTTGCCAAAAGGATCAGAATCTGCAGGAAGAGCCAATAAAGAAGCAGCTTATGCGCAATTGGGTAAAGTATTATTGTACCAAAAGAAATATGACGAAGCTTTAGCGGCGTTTAACAATGTGACTGGTTACAGCCTTGAAGATAAAGGTAATTTTTACAACAACTTCATGCAAGAAACAGAACATGGCAAAGAGTCGATTTTTGAAATCGAGTTTGATGAAAAAAATGGAACTGGTGATCAGTGGGGAGCTGTTGGTGACAGTGGCGGAACCGGTTTTGATGAGTCAACGCTTAGAGGTCAGGAATACGGAAATCTTAGCTGGTACAATGTTTATCCATCAGATGGTCTTTTAGACTCTTATGAAGCAGGTGATAACCGTTTTGGTGATACTTTTTATGTGCCAGGATCAACTTATTTAAAAGGAGCTAAGGTGATGGTTCCAAGTAATTTTACTACTTCTGCAGGCATTAGAAGAGCAGGATGGAAAAAATATCAAAACTATTACAATAGAGAAGATGAAGCAACGCGTTCAAGCATTAACTTTAAAGTGATGCGTTATGCAGATGTATTGCTTATGAAAGCAGAATGTGAAAACCAGAGGAATGGCGGTTCGCAGACAGCAGCGATTGCTTATATTAAAGAAGTTCGTGACAGAGCAAACTTGGCAACGAATATTACAGCATCAAAAGACGCAGTTTTTGCGGCAATTGTTCACGAACGTCAGGTAGAATTTGCTGGAGAACAATCTCGTTTTGATGATCTTATAAGATGGAACATGGCAAGTACAGTATTGCAGGGTACAGGTTTTACTTCTGGAAAAAGTGAGCTATGGCCTATACCAAACAGAGAAACATCTTCTAATCCTAAAATAAAACCAAGCGATAACAATCCTGGTTATTAA
- a CDS encoding glycoside hydrolase family 43 protein yields MKNTGKILCVLFCNLFAINIEAQNPIIKDIFTADPAPLVHKGTLYLYTGHDVATQEDTNYKMADWHVFSTINMKDWKDHGALLSPSAFSWATGDAYAAQCIERDGKFYWFVSTFHKKDEVSQGGAAIGVAVSDSPTGPFKDAIGKALIINEMTTDMKYGWDDIDPTVFIDDDGQAYMFWGNGSCKWVKLKKNMIELDGEITTFKPKNYIEGPWVYKRKGLYYLVYASAGTKPEMIEYCTAKNITGPWKYQGIIQENVQNSFTTHPGIIDYKGKSYFFYHNGSLPTGGSYRRSICVDYMHYNKDGTIQKIIQTTEGVGSVK; encoded by the coding sequence ATGAAAAATACAGGTAAAATTTTATGTGTGCTCTTTTGTAATTTATTTGCAATAAACATAGAAGCACAAAATCCGATTATCAAAGATATTTTTACAGCCGACCCAGCACCTCTAGTGCATAAAGGCACTTTGTATTTGTACACGGGACATGATGTGGCAACTCAGGAAGATACCAATTATAAAATGGCCGACTGGCACGTTTTTTCTACCATCAATATGAAAGATTGGAAAGATCACGGAGCCCTTCTTTCTCCAAGTGCATTTTCTTGGGCAACTGGCGATGCGTATGCAGCCCAGTGCATAGAAAGAGACGGAAAATTCTATTGGTTTGTTTCTACATTTCATAAAAAAGATGAAGTAAGCCAGGGAGGTGCGGCAATAGGCGTGGCAGTTTCAGACAGTCCAACTGGGCCTTTTAAAGATGCGATAGGGAAGGCGCTTATTATAAATGAAATGACAACAGATATGAAATATGGTTGGGATGATATCGACCCTACTGTATTTATAGATGATGATGGACAAGCGTATATGTTTTGGGGAAATGGAAGCTGCAAATGGGTGAAGCTTAAGAAGAACATGATAGAATTGGATGGAGAAATTACCACTTTTAAGCCTAAAAATTATATTGAAGGTCCGTGGGTGTACAAAAGAAAAGGACTTTATTATTTAGTGTATGCCAGTGCAGGCACAAAACCTGAAATGATAGAGTATTGCACTGCAAAAAACATAACGGGACCATGGAAGTATCAGGGAATTATTCAGGAGAATGTCCAAAATAGTTTTACCACCCACCCTGGAATTATTGACTATAAAGGAAAGTCGTACTTCTTTTACCACAACGGAAGTTTGCCTACAGGAGGCAGTTACAGACGTTCAATTTGTGTTGACTATATGCATTATAACAAAGACGGAACTATTCAAAAAATTATACAAACCACAGAGGGGGTAGGTTCCGTTAAATAA
- a CDS encoding glycoside hydrolase family 16 protein, with translation MKKLSQVALMLTCAVGFSSCFENSGTEKKQDGINANKKTNKAAESDWIKQFEDTFETDISLSKWTKVQRTDYNSKYCDYKSSVPSVQSRDGKGCLEIKTTKLSATKYQSGLVKSLYEYTPENNTEYRLSAMIKLLAMDGANYKSFAQTYGAWPAFWTVQENGWPTPGEIDIMEGYSFAPNASRFASNLFYGTDVGANQLGNLAERQYPGSFNIDGNNGWHLYECFIRMKDNAVTVTVKIDNTIVSTYTNSSVAKLNLNNFKKHNIILNLNVGSNDSSFIDPNKINLFTAAIMWVDEVSVYKRTI, from the coding sequence ATGAAAAAATTAAGTCAGGTTGCCTTAATGCTAACATGTGCTGTTGGATTTTCTTCTTGCTTTGAAAATTCAGGCACAGAGAAAAAACAGGATGGGATAAATGCAAACAAGAAGACTAATAAAGCCGCAGAATCTGATTGGATAAAACAATTCGAAGACACTTTTGAGACAGATATCTCGCTTTCAAAGTGGACAAAAGTGCAGCGTACCGACTACAATTCTAAATATTGCGATTACAAAAGCTCTGTGCCTTCAGTGCAATCTAGAGACGGAAAAGGATGCCTGGAAATTAAAACAACTAAGCTCAGCGCAACCAAATACCAGTCAGGACTTGTGAAGTCGCTTTATGAGTACACGCCTGAAAATAATACCGAATACAGATTGTCTGCCATGATAAAACTGCTGGCAATGGATGGAGCCAATTATAAGTCATTTGCGCAAACATATGGCGCATGGCCGGCCTTCTGGACAGTTCAGGAAAATGGATGGCCTACACCTGGTGAAATTGATATTATGGAAGGCTATTCTTTTGCTCCAAATGCTTCCCGATTTGCCTCTAATCTTTTTTACGGGACAGATGTAGGGGCAAATCAATTGGGAAATCTGGCAGAAAGGCAATATCCTGGAAGTTTTAATATTGATGGAAACAACGGATGGCATTTATATGAATGTTTTATAAGAATGAAAGATAATGCCGTTACTGTAACGGTAAAGATTGATAATACAATTGTTTCGACCTATACCAATAGCAGTGTGGCTAAACTTAATTTGAATAATTTTAAAAAGCACAATATTATTTTAAACTTGAATGTAGGATCAAACGATTCCAGTTTTATAGATCCGAATAAAATAAATTTGTTTACAGCTGCAATCATGTGGGTAGATGAGGTTTCAGTATATAAAAGGACGATATAA
- a CDS encoding glycosyl hydrolase family 8, producing the protein MAYKKLSIKISVSVMAFVLTMPLSGIGQSKKKTAKAETERPQYKNLFKEAGYSQDEIDKKLAKAYFDIFEGPNKVYFKEGDDLGYVSDVKNKDARTEGMSYGMMVAVQLDKKDVFDRLWRWSVKYMQHQDGPREGYFAWSVNPVTKKQNSAGSASDGELYYITSLLFASNKWGNNTGIDYYKEARRILDAMWKKDGTGNVHNIINIEHKQISFVPEGGGYNWTDPSYHVPAFFEIWALYAKDGHEQFYKECAGVSRNFLHKACHPVTGLNSDYTEFSGEPHPTPWMPAGFRYDSWRVPMNVAMDYTWYGKDKKWQEGYAKRFQNFLRSKGLDKFEDQFNLDGSTPDFILQAGPVKKLRHSIGLVATSAAASLVNPDKESLDFVHALWNAKLEPYEDGYFDPYYDGLMYLFSLMHLSGKYQIIVPEVK; encoded by the coding sequence ATGGCATATAAAAAATTAAGCATTAAAATTTCGGTTTCTGTGATGGCATTCGTGCTAACAATGCCTTTATCGGGAATAGGGCAGAGCAAAAAGAAAACCGCTAAAGCAGAGACTGAAAGGCCTCAATACAAAAATCTCTTTAAGGAAGCCGGTTATAGTCAAGATGAAATAGACAAGAAACTAGCTAAAGCCTATTTTGATATATTCGAAGGTCCAAACAAAGTATATTTTAAAGAAGGAGATGATCTGGGATATGTTTCCGATGTTAAAAATAAAGATGCCCGTACCGAGGGAATGTCTTACGGTATGATGGTGGCTGTCCAGCTCGACAAGAAAGATGTTTTTGATCGCTTATGGAGATGGTCTGTAAAATATATGCAGCATCAGGATGGGCCAAGAGAAGGCTATTTTGCCTGGAGCGTAAATCCAGTGACCAAAAAGCAGAACTCCGCAGGTTCGGCTTCAGATGGTGAATTATATTATATTACGAGTCTTCTTTTTGCTTCTAACAAATGGGGCAATAATACAGGAATTGACTATTACAAAGAAGCAAGGAGAATCCTCGATGCCATGTGGAAAAAAGATGGCACAGGCAATGTGCATAATATTATAAATATTGAACACAAACAGATTTCATTTGTTCCTGAGGGAGGTGGCTATAACTGGACAGATCCTTCTTATCATGTCCCTGCATTCTTCGAAATTTGGGCACTGTATGCTAAAGATGGACATGAACAATTTTATAAGGAATGTGCAGGGGTTTCTCGTAATTTTTTGCATAAAGCCTGTCATCCCGTAACAGGTCTTAATTCTGATTACACCGAGTTTTCTGGAGAACCGCATCCAACACCTTGGATGCCTGCGGGATTTCGCTATGATTCATGGCGAGTTCCCATGAATGTGGCAATGGATTATACTTGGTATGGGAAAGATAAAAAATGGCAGGAGGGATATGCGAAGCGCTTTCAAAATTTTCTTCGATCTAAAGGATTGGACAAGTTCGAAGATCAATTTAATCTAGATGGCTCAACCCCCGATTTTATCCTTCAAGCCGGTCCTGTAAAAAAGCTTAGGCATTCTATTGGGTTGGTAGCCACTTCAGCAGCAGCATCATTAGTCAATCCCGATAAAGAAAGTTTAGATTTTGTTCATGCCCTATGGAATGCTAAGCTTGAGCCTTACGAAGACGGTTACTTTGATCCCTATTATGATGGGCTGATGTATCTTTTTAGCCTAATGCATCTTAGCGGAAAGTATCAAATTATTGTTCCAGAAGTAAAATAA
- a CDS encoding RICIN domain-containing protein — translation MKRFKKLLFLFLMFIPLMQLFAWPGMPLPPLHIEGKNLKDPCGKNVLLHGVAITPSPWFNGCSYGQCRWDNYNVQGCLNYNNAVMDALTDTNNGWKLNYIRLHIDPYWTNTPGCSAGENDISCFDYNRLVTYVNQVIIPLINHARSRGLYVVLRPPGVCPNRIAYGDNYHNYLRTVWQYLSGHPNLKNVDNVMFEIANEPIEILGTNGNWGATGDEHFAALHNYFQDLVNKIRANGANNVCWIPGTGYQSHYQGYPNHLITGGNIGYAVHVYPGYWGANAENTTSFNNAWNANVQPIANVAPIMITETDWSPTGDGTWGTGTTSGFGLNLKGRIDAAGNCSWNLLAPEGLITNADPYNVTTAFNNNWEACAAPVKQWFSAYANSNIPSQNCTTLINNSVYEIEFKTNSNKVIDLKYGTNANGTAIRPWDRSGATAQQWIAIDAGNGYWRFKSNASSTGRVIDLESADPANGKSIRLWDDYSNDAQKWLVTDVGNGYYSVKSAVDTSKGWDTSNCNMDGTANLQLWEYYGTSCQLFKFNKIGATAKIANAAILADNVEADTNIQVYPNPSKDGEFNIYYASQADENYSLTIYSITGAPLYETKNLKSNTNHVIRTKLPRGIYLAKILQNSTATTKKIVIE, via the coding sequence ATGAAAAGATTTAAAAAATTACTTTTTCTATTTTTAATGTTTATTCCTTTAATGCAATTATTTGCCTGGCCCGGAATGCCTCTGCCTCCATTGCATATTGAAGGTAAAAATTTAAAGGATCCTTGCGGAAAAAACGTTTTGCTTCATGGCGTTGCCATAACTCCCAGTCCGTGGTTTAATGGCTGTTCCTATGGCCAATGCCGCTGGGACAACTACAATGTTCAAGGCTGCCTAAACTATAATAATGCAGTTATGGATGCACTAACAGACACAAATAATGGATGGAAACTAAATTATATAAGGCTTCATATCGATCCTTACTGGACCAATACGCCAGGCTGCTCAGCGGGAGAAAATGATATCTCCTGCTTTGATTACAACAGATTGGTAACTTATGTAAATCAAGTTATAATTCCTTTAATTAATCATGCTAGAAGCAGAGGGCTTTATGTCGTCCTTCGCCCTCCTGGAGTATGTCCTAATCGAATTGCCTATGGAGACAATTACCATAATTATCTAAGAACTGTGTGGCAATATCTATCGGGCCATCCAAATTTAAAAAATGTAGATAATGTGATGTTTGAAATAGCCAATGAGCCTATAGAAATACTTGGGACAAATGGAAATTGGGGAGCTACGGGCGATGAACATTTTGCCGCTTTACATAATTACTTTCAGGATTTAGTAAATAAAATTAGAGCCAATGGTGCAAATAATGTCTGCTGGATACCGGGAACGGGATATCAATCCCATTACCAAGGATATCCAAACCATTTGATAACAGGCGGCAATATTGGTTATGCTGTTCATGTTTATCCTGGATATTGGGGAGCAAATGCAGAAAACACCACCAGTTTTAATAACGCTTGGAATGCTAATGTCCAGCCTATTGCAAATGTTGCTCCTATTATGATAACAGAAACGGACTGGTCTCCCACAGGTGATGGGACCTGGGGCACTGGCACGACAAGCGGTTTTGGGCTCAATCTGAAAGGAAGAATTGATGCTGCCGGAAATTGCAGCTGGAATCTGCTCGCACCGGAAGGCCTTATAACCAATGCAGATCCATACAATGTTACAACTGCATTCAATAACAATTGGGAGGCTTGTGCTGCACCAGTCAAACAATGGTTCTCTGCATATGCAAACAGCAACATCCCATCGCAAAACTGCACTACACTAATAAATAATAGTGTCTATGAAATTGAATTTAAAACAAACTCAAATAAGGTAATAGATCTTAAGTACGGAACTAATGCAAATGGCACTGCGATTCGCCCTTGGGATAGATCAGGAGCAACAGCGCAGCAGTGGATTGCCATTGATGCTGGAAACGGCTATTGGCGATTTAAATCAAATGCAAGTTCTACAGGACGCGTAATAGATCTTGAAAGCGCAGATCCAGCAAATGGAAAATCGATAAGACTTTGGGATGACTATAGCAATGATGCCCAAAAATGGCTGGTAACAGATGTTGGCAATGGCTATTACAGCGTAAAATCAGCCGTAGATACTTCAAAAGGCTGGGACACTTCCAATTGCAATATGGATGGCACGGCAAATCTTCAGCTTTGGGAATATTACGGGACTTCGTGCCAGTTATTCAAGTTCAATAAAATAGGGGCTACAGCAAAAATTGCCAATGCTGCTATTTTGGCAGATAATGTTGAAGCAGATACTAATATTCAAGTATATCCGAACCCATCAAAAGATGGAGAGTTTAATATTTATTATGCTTCACAAGCAGACGAAAATTATTCTCTGACTATATACTCAATTACTGGTGCGCCATTATACGAAACCAAAAATCTAAAATCTAATACTAATCATGTTATAAGAACTAAACTTCCTAGAGGCATATATTTAGCGAAGATTCTTCAAAATTCAACTGCAACAACCAAAAAAATCGTAATTGAATAG
- a CDS encoding alpha/beta hydrolase-fold protein — MKQYRIVILLILSSFVGFAQTKTTSIIEDFKPSVVNQPGQEYPKVNSQGYARFQISAPEAKSVVVSLGLGGAKGGTVLAKDQDGYWRGTTEGAMDEGFHYYHLTIDGGIFNDPGALNFYGSTRWESGIEIPAHDQDFYALKDVPHGNVQQILFPSKSTNTSRRAFVYTPPSYHKDKDKKYPVLYLQHGWGEDETAWSNQGRVNLIMDNLIAEGKIKPFIIVMTYGMTNEVKYGGLASFKIEPFQTVLVEELIPYIDSNFRTISNQANRAMAGLSMGGMETHSITVNKPDVFSHYALLSGGIYKPEEIEDKSKLKLIFISCGSRERPESVQSAVKTLKDAGVNAVSYISENTAHEFLTWRRSFKELAPLLFR; from the coding sequence ATGAAACAGTATAGAATTGTCATCTTATTGATTTTATCAAGCTTTGTTGGTTTTGCACAGACAAAAACAACTTCAATTATCGAAGATTTTAAACCTTCAGTGGTCAATCAGCCAGGACAGGAATATCCAAAAGTTAATTCTCAAGGTTATGCACGATTTCAAATTTCAGCGCCAGAGGCAAAATCTGTTGTAGTGAGTCTTGGATTGGGAGGGGCCAAAGGCGGAACTGTTCTTGCAAAAGATCAGGACGGCTATTGGAGAGGCACTACAGAAGGAGCAATGGATGAAGGTTTCCATTATTATCATCTTACAATTGATGGCGGAATTTTTAATGACCCTGGCGCGCTCAATTTTTACGGATCTACACGTTGGGAAAGCGGTATTGAAATTCCGGCGCACGATCAGGATTTCTATGCATTAAAAGATGTTCCGCACGGAAATGTGCAGCAGATTCTTTTTCCTTCAAAAAGCACTAATACATCACGTAGGGCTTTTGTATATACCCCACCTTCTTATCATAAAGATAAGGACAAAAAATATCCAGTGCTGTATTTACAGCACGGCTGGGGAGAAGATGAAACGGCTTGGAGCAATCAGGGACGTGTAAACTTAATTATGGACAATTTGATTGCGGAAGGCAAAATAAAACCATTCATTATCGTCATGACGTACGGAATGACAAATGAAGTTAAGTACGGCGGATTGGCAAGTTTTAAAATAGAACCATTTCAAACGGTTCTTGTAGAGGAATTAATTCCGTACATCGATTCAAATTTCCGTACGATTTCCAATCAGGCAAACCGTGCCATGGCTGGTCTGTCAATGGGCGGAATGGAAACGCATTCTATCACGGTCAATAAACCTGATGTTTTCTCTCATTATGCGCTTTTAAGCGGAGGAATTTATAAGCCGGAAGAAATTGAAGATAAGTCAAAGCTTAAACTTATTTTTATAAGCTGTGGCAGCCGCGAAAGGCCCGAATCAGTACAGTCTGCGGTAAAAACATTGAAAGATGCAGGGGTTAATGCGGTTTCATATATCTCTGAAAATACGGCTCATGAATTTTTGACTTGGCGAAGAAGCTTCAAAGAATTAGCTCCGCTATTGTTTAGATAG
- a CDS encoding endo-1,4-beta-xylanase gives MKSKFLLMLAGLVFFLNACSNDDNQTVETLETPVANAPKDVNDHGFKAKWNYVSHSKSYLLDVSTAENFTSFVPNYNAKEITDLNDAVTGLTGGTQYYYRVRAKNETQISDYSNVIAVVTTGTSNIPEDPTFLKVKANKLANPFFVGMAIKASQLASGSPYDVILKNEFSSISAEYEMKMDQISTASGVYNWTVADKIVAYGNANNINVHGHALVWHNAVPQWLKDFSGTDAEFAAEVKKYITDVVTHYAGKVKSWDVVNEAIDDSGAMRNTIFSQRMGPNYVKDCFQWAREAANAAGDTSLLLFYNDYATSANTAKQDKVFGLLDDLKTAKAIDGVGFQMHNTYLSPTKAQIEADLNKAVAKGLKIHVSELDIQVNQFNDISTFTNERRLAQKAKYKEMVQIYNALPAANKYALTIWGMRDNESWIPFSTELNHPGNDWPLLYDSNFAVKSSHTGFLEGLD, from the coding sequence ATGAAAAGTAAATTTTTATTAATGCTGGCCGGCCTCGTCTTTTTTTTAAATGCATGCTCAAATGACGATAACCAAACCGTTGAAACTCTGGAAACGCCGGTTGCCAATGCTCCAAAAGATGTGAATGATCATGGTTTTAAAGCCAAATGGAATTATGTTTCGCATTCCAAAAGCTATCTTCTGGATGTTTCAACTGCCGAAAACTTCACCTCTTTTGTCCCAAATTACAATGCAAAAGAAATTACTGATCTAAATGATGCTGTAACAGGCCTAACTGGAGGAACGCAATACTATTACAGGGTGAGAGCCAAAAACGAAACGCAGATTTCTGACTATTCAAATGTAATTGCGGTTGTTACAACAGGCACAAGCAATATCCCTGAAGATCCCACTTTTTTAAAGGTGAAAGCAAATAAACTGGCCAATCCGTTTTTTGTTGGTATGGCCATAAAAGCTTCACAATTGGCAAGCGGAAGCCCTTATGATGTTATTCTGAAAAATGAATTCAGCAGCATTTCTGCCGAATACGAAATGAAAATGGATCAGATCTCAACTGCAAGCGGTGTGTATAACTGGACTGTAGCCGACAAAATTGTAGCTTATGGAAACGCCAATAATATTAATGTACACGGCCATGCTCTAGTTTGGCATAATGCAGTGCCGCAGTGGCTTAAAGATTTTTCTGGTACAGATGCTGAATTTGCAGCTGAAGTTAAAAAATACATTACCGATGTGGTTACGCATTATGCAGGGAAAGTAAAATCTTGGGATGTGGTTAACGAAGCTATCGATGACAGTGGCGCCATGAGAAATACTATTTTCTCGCAGCGAATGGGACCAAACTATGTTAAAGACTGTTTTCAATGGGCAAGAGAAGCTGCAAATGCTGCAGGCGACACTTCATTATTATTATTCTATAATGATTACGCTACCTCTGCCAATACTGCCAAACAAGACAAAGTTTTTGGTTTACTGGACGATTTAAAAACAGCCAAAGCAATTGATGGTGTTGGCTTTCAGATGCACAATACCTATTTAAGCCCAACCAAAGCGCAAATAGAAGCTGATCTTAACAAAGCAGTGGCAAAAGGCTTAAAAATCCATGTTTCGGAATTGGATATACAGGTAAACCAATTTAATGATATTTCGACTTTTACAAACGAAAGAAGACTGGCTCAAAAAGCAAAATATAAAGAGATGGTGCAGATTTATAATGCGCTTCCGGCAGCAAACAAATACGCTTTGACAATTTGGGGAATGAGAGATAATGAATCATGGATTCCGTTCAGCACTGAACTGAATCACCCGGGCAATGACTGGCCTTTATTGTACGATTCTAATTTTGCTGTTAAAAGCTCGCACACCGGTTTTTTAGAAGGTTTAGATTAA
- a CDS encoding TlpA family protein disulfide reductase, whose translation MKKCQTSVYKDTLISTFKYYRSIGDGFKAPEFTLKNEKGEMVSLSQFAGKVVYLDFWGISCAPCLHGIKNYIPDLHNRYKGEDVVFINICIDSKEEKWKEALNDLKLDGVNVIAEDLTSSQICKDYRIDAVPHYLLIDRKGNLKEINAPRPKDLLSRKSNSIDGLLAE comes from the coding sequence TTGAAGAAATGCCAGACTTCTGTCTATAAGGATACCCTAATTTCCACATTTAAATATTACAGAAGTATAGGTGACGGTTTTAAAGCGCCAGAATTTACATTAAAGAATGAGAAAGGGGAGATGGTATCCCTTTCCCAGTTTGCGGGAAAAGTCGTGTATCTTGATTTTTGGGGGATATCATGCGCTCCATGCCTGCATGGCATTAAAAATTATATTCCTGATTTGCATAATAGATATAAAGGAGAAGATGTAGTGTTTATTAATATCTGCATCGATTCAAAAGAAGAAAAATGGAAGGAAGCTTTAAATGATTTAAAATTGGATGGCGTCAATGTAATTGCAGAAGATTTAACATCAAGCCAGATCTGCAAAGATTATCGCATTGATGCAGTGCCGCATTATCTGCTTATTGACAGAAAGGGCAATTTAAAGGAGATAAATGCTCCAAGACCAAAAGATTTATTAAGCAGAAAAAGCAATAGCATTGATGGGTTATTAGCAGAATAA
- a CDS encoding SMP-30/gluconolactonase/LRE family protein has product MKKLGLLLMIGMIPVAAFSQRAAKVWESDSLFLKPESALYDSSKKIVYISNINGEYLAKDGNGFISKIKTNGQIEVLKWIDGLDNPQGMALFKNKLYVADINKVLQINTNTSKIEKVYKVDSAKFFNDVTSDANGDIYISDCFDNKIYKISDGEIKVWLESDFLSMPNGLLSRKDEVLVLNMKSRTAFAVNKSTGKAYEIFNGIDNLDGIASDGGDGLIVSGAWQGQVFHIDSKGNKKLIIDLGKEKIAAADIEYIAEKKLLIVPTLNKTVIGYHLE; this is encoded by the coding sequence ATGAAAAAACTAGGTCTCTTGCTAATGATAGGGATGATTCCTGTAGCTGCTTTTAGTCAAAGAGCAGCTAAAGTATGGGAATCGGATTCTTTATTTCTCAAACCAGAATCGGCGCTTTATGATTCTTCGAAAAAGATTGTGTATATCTCTAATATAAATGGAGAATACCTAGCCAAAGACGGAAATGGATTTATTTCTAAAATTAAAACAAATGGACAAATAGAAGTTCTAAAATGGATTGATGGACTGGACAATCCGCAAGGAATGGCTTTATTTAAAAATAAACTGTATGTGGCTGATATTAATAAAGTTCTGCAAATAAATACCAATACATCTAAAATAGAAAAGGTATATAAAGTGGATTCTGCAAAATTTTTCAATGATGTTACATCAGATGCCAATGGAGACATTTACATATCGGATTGTTTTGACAATAAAATCTATAAAATATCTGATGGAGAAATAAAGGTATGGCTTGAATCTGATTTTCTTTCTATGCCAAATGGATTATTATCCAGAAAAGATGAAGTTTTAGTGTTGAATATGAAAAGCCGAACTGCTTTTGCGGTTAATAAATCGACAGGCAAGGCTTACGAGATTTTTAATGGAATTGATAATTTGGACGGCATTGCCAGTGATGGAGGTGACGGACTGATAGTATCTGGAGCATGGCAGGGACAAGTATTTCATATCGATTCAAAAGGAAATAAAAAACTCATTATTGATTTAGGAAAAGAAAAAATTGCTGCAGCAGATATTGAATATATCGCAGAGAAAAAGCTATTGATAGTGCCGACTTTAAATAAGACTGTAATAGGATATCATTTGGAGTAA